One Paenibacillus crassostreae DNA segment encodes these proteins:
- a CDS encoding CotS family spore coat protein, producing the protein MGNKDIISQQDLSVGLQLMSEQYPHIKVHEAAVIQDGGIKTIWKLETSEGTVCLKRIRKSLPIVDYTTKVQTYLFNKGALVAEIIPTKDSELYFVLDGYGLVLYRWIVGSDLDMEGIPEHLEHGLSGLAQFHLQTVGFVPPPGSQVYNRMGVWPDNYTSMLEEFLKWKSIAVSETSEFHKKYLNHIDEIIAMAEYSIELLNKSCYAEWVESIGDYGYMCHQDYGKGNALLTEQGVYVLDLDNLAYDIPLRDVRKLIMKRMKEVGEWKANELNRWVCAYAAVLPLSADQKRILYIDLLFPHEFHGTCKNVFNKGKPGELKKINQSYLAETAKLPTLNLVLK; encoded by the coding sequence ATGGGTAATAAGGATATCATCTCGCAGCAAGATCTGAGCGTTGGTTTACAATTGATGTCAGAGCAGTATCCTCATATTAAAGTACATGAAGCTGCAGTCATTCAAGATGGTGGAATTAAAACGATCTGGAAGCTTGAGACGTCAGAAGGTACAGTGTGTCTGAAAAGAATTCGTAAATCACTACCGATTGTCGACTACACGACAAAAGTCCAGACCTATTTATTCAATAAAGGAGCTCTTGTCGCAGAGATCATTCCAACGAAAGATAGTGAACTCTATTTCGTTCTCGATGGATATGGACTGGTGCTTTACCGTTGGATCGTGGGTAGCGATTTAGATATGGAGGGAATTCCAGAGCATTTAGAGCACGGGTTGTCTGGATTAGCTCAATTCCATCTACAAACGGTTGGATTTGTTCCTCCACCTGGCAGCCAAGTGTACAATCGAATGGGCGTATGGCCGGACAATTATACTAGCATGTTGGAAGAGTTCCTGAAATGGAAGAGTATAGCGGTAAGTGAAACAAGTGAGTTTCATAAGAAATATCTAAATCATATCGACGAGATCATCGCTATGGCTGAGTATAGTATCGAACTTCTAAATAAATCCTGTTATGCAGAATGGGTAGAGTCGATTGGTGACTACGGATATATGTGCCATCAGGATTATGGAAAAGGAAATGCACTCCTTACAGAACAAGGGGTCTATGTACTCGATCTCGACAATCTCGCTTATGATATCCCGCTAAGAGATGTTCGTAAGCTGATCATGAAACGGATGAAAGAGGTGGGTGAGTGGAAGGCGAATGAGTTGAATCGATGGGTCTGCGCTTACGCGGCTGTACTACCGTTGTCTGCTGATCAGAAGCGGATACTATATATCGATCTATTATTCCCGCATGAATTCCATGGGACATGTAAAAACGTATTTAACAAAGGAAAGCCAGGAGAATTGAAAAAGATTAATCAAAGTTATTTGGCCGAAACAGCAAAGCTACCAACATTGAATCTTGTTTTAAAATAA
- a CDS encoding DsbA family oxidoreductase produces MKIEFWSDIVCPWCYIGKRRFEKALSQFEHQAEVEVIWRSYELDPSSPRLSGDIIEGLSKKIGRSIEEVKQMTEQITALAAQEGLEYRFDIMKSGNTLDAHRLIHFANSKGLIEEVSELLYHSYFTEGLPVGDVEALIQIGVKAGLEPIETRNVLESDMYTDEVRADENRAHSLNISGVPFVLVGEKYGVSGAQSADVFLQAIRQAWNEAHPISFVGEAGNQCDDGNCLIK; encoded by the coding sequence ATGAAAATAGAATTCTGGTCCGACATTGTATGTCCATGGTGTTATATTGGAAAAAGAAGATTCGAGAAAGCATTATCTCAATTTGAACATCAAGCAGAGGTAGAAGTCATCTGGCGTAGTTACGAATTAGATCCTTCCTCCCCTCGATTGAGTGGAGATATTATAGAGGGTTTATCCAAGAAGATAGGCAGATCAATCGAAGAAGTGAAACAAATGACAGAACAAATCACTGCATTAGCTGCACAAGAAGGCTTGGAATATCGATTCGATATTATGAAATCAGGAAATACGCTTGATGCACATCGGCTAATCCACTTTGCGAATTCTAAGGGACTAATAGAAGAAGTGAGTGAACTTTTATATCATTCCTATTTCACGGAAGGGTTGCCTGTTGGAGATGTTGAAGCATTGATCCAAATTGGAGTAAAGGCTGGCTTAGAACCGATTGAAACTCGGAACGTTCTCGAGAGTGATATGTACACAGATGAAGTACGAGCAGATGAGAATCGTGCCCATTCTTTGAACATATCTGGTGTTCCATTTGTCCTTGTAGGTGAGAAATATGGTGTGTCTGGTGCTCAATCAGCAGATGTGTTCCTCCAAGCCATTCGTCAAGCTTGGAATGAAGCTCACCCAATCAGCTTTGTTGGTGAAGCTGGTAACCAATGTGATGATGGGAATTGTCTTATCAAGTAG
- a CDS encoding glycosyltransferase family 4 protein has product MVERVLKIALICTEMLPVPPIRGGAIQILLGGVIPYLASKYEITIYCRSDRELADRETVEGVSYIRVSADDYVVNIAKELVAARKANHHYDVIHVFNRPSNILIYKSAMPMSSFVVSLHNEMFREKKITEKLGRKSIKAVDGIMSISDYIGETIISRFPIAKSKVRTVYSGIDLKRYYPIWSEEALAIRTELRKTHGVEHNKVVLFVGRLTKSKGPDILIHSMEQVIREHPDAVLMIVGSKWFHDERIDRYGERIRELASGFGDQIRFTGFIQPKELPTIFLLGDVFVCSSQWQEPLARVHYEAMGAGLPIITTNRGGNAEIIKHNENGFVIDDYTNPQAFAESISYLFNHPHEASRLAKAGRAFVEINHGYEHVARRLELLYLDALNKSI; this is encoded by the coding sequence ATGGTAGAACGAGTGTTGAAAATTGCTTTGATTTGCACGGAAATGCTACCTGTTCCTCCAATTAGGGGTGGAGCTATCCAGATTCTACTAGGTGGAGTAATCCCCTATCTTGCTAGTAAATATGAGATAACGATCTATTGTAGATCTGATCGAGAACTAGCGGATCGGGAGACCGTAGAAGGTGTTTCATATATTCGCGTATCAGCAGATGATTACGTAGTTAACATCGCCAAGGAACTGGTTGCGGCACGCAAGGCAAATCATCATTATGACGTAATTCATGTCTTCAATCGTCCTAGTAATATACTGATCTATAAATCTGCAATGCCAATGAGTAGTTTTGTCGTAAGTCTTCATAATGAAATGTTTCGAGAAAAAAAGATTACTGAGAAATTGGGTCGAAAGAGCATCAAAGCAGTTGATGGAATTATGAGTATCAGTGATTATATTGGTGAAACTATTATTTCTAGATTCCCGATAGCGAAAAGTAAGGTAAGGACGGTATATTCGGGAATTGATTTGAAGCGATATTATCCAATATGGTCTGAAGAAGCATTAGCAATTCGTACTGAACTGCGGAAAACTCATGGAGTGGAACACAACAAAGTAGTCTTATTCGTCGGCCGTCTGACTAAGTCTAAAGGTCCCGATATCCTTATCCATTCAATGGAGCAAGTAATACGCGAGCATCCAGATGCAGTGCTCATGATCGTAGGTAGTAAATGGTTTCATGATGAGCGTATTGATAGATATGGTGAACGTATCCGTGAATTAGCAAGTGGTTTTGGTGATCAGATTCGCTTCACGGGCTTTATCCAGCCAAAAGAGTTACCAACCATATTTTTACTCGGAGATGTGTTTGTATGTAGCTCTCAATGGCAGGAACCTTTAGCTAGAGTCCATTATGAGGCGATGGGTGCTGGTCTTCCGATTATTACAACGAACCGAGGAGGTAATGCGGAAATTATTAAGCACAACGAGAATGGATTCGTGATTGACGATTATACGAACCCACAAGCTTTCGCCGAGTCAATCTCGTATCTATTTAATCATCCACATGAAGCTTCACGTTTAGCTAAAGCTGGTAGAGCGTTTGTAGAGATCAATCACGGATATGAGCATGTGGCTCGACGTCTTGAGTTACTCTATCTCGATGCGTTGAATAAGTCTATCTAA
- a CDS encoding CotS family spore coat protein, whose amino-acid sequence MDTTFSEIVKKVMGYYPMKVKNIYLISFKGKKAVWSVDTDIGEVIMKKVPFELVGLEFMTFAIDYLRNNGIHTPGVYKTTNGESWVDLEGEYFVIFESVHGRSPEYEHKEELRMIMHGMASFHKASSGINSPTDEYPSFLLTEWEKDMTKRSDRLEAWKVEIAQKADKNTFDQIFLQHIDEFLVQCKSSLAMFEQSGFTNWVEHTKITKTLCHQDYAAGNLAIGSDNHLYVFDMDSLTVDVPIRDMRKILNKVMKKRESGWDLELMLTMMKAYQEVNPLTKEQYHALVADLLYPHLIYGQVNKYYGHREEQWTEKKHIERLKDMIATEKSKGIVLQAFLSRLDEVVAHG is encoded by the coding sequence ATGGATACCACGTTTTCAGAAATTGTGAAAAAGGTCATGGGTTATTATCCGATGAAGGTTAAGAACATCTATTTGATATCTTTCAAAGGCAAAAAGGCAGTCTGGTCAGTAGATACTGACATTGGCGAAGTGATCATGAAGAAGGTGCCCTTCGAATTAGTCGGTCTTGAATTCATGACCTTTGCGATAGATTATTTGCGGAATAATGGGATACACACACCAGGAGTATACAAGACAACTAATGGGGAAAGTTGGGTGGATCTAGAAGGGGAATATTTCGTCATCTTTGAATCCGTCCATGGACGTTCACCTGAATATGAACACAAAGAGGAATTGCGGATGATCATGCATGGTATGGCATCATTTCATAAAGCCTCAAGTGGGATCAATTCACCGACGGACGAATATCCTTCATTTCTCCTAACGGAGTGGGAGAAAGATATGACCAAGCGAAGCGATCGATTAGAAGCATGGAAGGTGGAAATCGCGCAGAAAGCGGATAAGAACACATTCGATCAGATCTTTCTGCAACACATTGATGAGTTTTTGGTACAATGCAAATCTTCGCTAGCTATGTTCGAGCAAAGTGGGTTCACGAATTGGGTAGAACATACGAAGATTACGAAGACGTTATGTCATCAGGACTATGCTGCGGGAAATCTGGCAATTGGGAGCGACAATCACCTATACGTGTTCGATATGGATTCATTGACGGTGGATGTCCCCATTCGAGATATGCGTAAAATTCTGAACAAAGTAATGAAGAAAAGAGAGTCGGGTTGGGATTTAGAGCTGATGTTGACCATGATGAAAGCGTATCAGGAAGTGAATCCATTAACTAAAGAGCAATATCACGCGCTAGTGGCTGACTTGCTGTATCCACATCTGATCTACGGCCAAGTGAATAAATATTATGGGCATCGTGAGGAGCAGTGGACGGAGAAAAAACACATTGAGCGCCTAAAGGATATGATCGCAACGGAGAAAAGCAAGGGCATCGTACTTCAAGCTTTTCTATCCCGCCTAGATGAGGTGGTTGCTCATGGGTAA